In Gemmatimonadales bacterium, the sequence GAGGGTGATCACCGCGAAGGAAACCGCGATGTTCAGCACCTGACCGATCGTCTCGCTGAGTCCGCCGGGAAGGGCCCCGCCCAGCGCGTTCCCCAGCACGGAGACCGCGGCGCTCACCACGAGCGACACCAGAAGTAGGAAGGCAACCCCGAGCACCATGCCGAAGGAGAAGACCCGCTTGAGCACAAAGCTCCTCAAGCCGCCCTGGGCCGGATCGGGCTTCACCTCCCAGGCGCGGTTGAGCGCCGCCTGCAGCTGGCCGAACGCGCCGGCAGCGCCGAGCAGCAGGGCTCCTAACCCCAAGACGGTGGCCAGAATTCCCTTCGATCCGGGCAGGTGTGCCTGTTTCAGGATGGTGGTCACCTGCTCCCGGCCGGCGGGACCCATGAGGCCCCCGATCTGGCCTTCCAGCGCGTTCTGCACGTCGTGCTGGTCGAGCACCGCGCCGAGCAGCAGGAGAATGAGCACCAGCAGCGGTGGGAGCGAGAAGATGGTGTAATAGGAGAGCGCCGCCGCCATGGTGGGACAGTCGTCCTCGTTGAAGCCTTGCACACTCTGCTTGAGCAGTCCGAACCCTTGGCGGATACCCATCGAAGGATCCTTCAGGCCGTCGAGCCGCGCTCGATCTCGGCGCGGAGCCGGAGCAGGGCATCCTCGGATGCCACCAGCTCGCCCCGGATGCCGTTGAGGCGTTGGAGCTGGCTTTCCACGAAGCGGCGGTACGGCGCGACCGCCTGGTTCACCCGCTCGGTGGATTGAGTGATCTCCAGGTGGACCTGGCCGCGCAGTCCGTCCCGAAGACGGGCGCGCAGCGCCTCGACCCGCACGCGGAAGTCGCGCTGGGCCTGGCGGCGCTTCCGGGGAATGAGATAGAACCCGCCGATCGCGAGCGCGGTCGCGAGCAGGATCCCGGTCACGTCCGCGGCGACTCCCGTGATGACGGTGGCCACCAGGGTGCCGATGCCCAGGGCGCTGGCCTCCGCCAAGGCGGTGGTCGCGAAGGTGCCCTGCACGTCGTTGGCGATGGCCCTGGCTTCCGCCTCCCGGTCATAGGTCCCGACTACCTCTCGTGCCACCCGGCCCACCGACTCGAGCAGCGCCTGGCGGTTGAAGGTGAACCCCGCGCCGACTTCGCCCACCATCTGCTCCCGGTGCCGGGCGATCCGGCCGCGATCGATGAACTCGTTCACGTCCTGCCATACCTTGAGGTTTCGCTCGACGATCCAGTCGATGATCCGGCCGACCTCCGCCTCCACCTGCTGAGGCGTATCGCCCACCACCTCGTGCTCGAAGGCACGGCGCACCGCCTCGCTGTCCATCAGGCTCCGGATCCGTCCGATGCGCACCGTCTCCTCGAAGAACCGGGTGCCGCGCCGCTCCATCTCGTTCAGCAGTAGATCGAGCCGGGCGAGCCGGGGCTCGAAGTCGCGTAGCATGTCCCGATGAAAGAGACCGAGCTGCTCGTCGATGCTCCGCAACGTCTCCACGTCAGCGGCGAGCAGCGTGAGGCGCTCGAAGGCCGCGTCCTTGTACCGGGCGGCGAGCCGGAGCGCCACGTTGAGCGGGTTGAGGAGCTTGAGCCGGATCCGCTCCTCCTGGTCGAGAGTGTGCAGGAGGTACTCCTCCACCGCCTCGAAACCGCTTCTCTCCCAGAGATCCCCCGCGCCGGCGCTCCGCGCCTCCATTGCCTGCCGGGCCGAAACGCAAAGGACCCGGGGCGCCTCGCCCAGGAGCTCGGCGGCGTGGGCCTGGACGTAGGCGGCCACCTCGTCGCGCTGGGCGGGCTGCTCCAGGATGTCGATCTTGTTGATCACGAACACAATCTTCTTGCCCCACTGGCGAACCTGCTCCAGGAAGGCGCGTTCGCTCTCGGTGAACGGGCGATCGGCCGAGGTGATGAAGAGCACCAGGTCGGCGCGGGGCACGTAGTCGCGGGTGAGCTCCTCGTGCCGGCGCACCACCGCGTTGGTGCCCGGCGTATCCACCACTGTGAGCTCGCGCAGGAGCTCCGCGGGGTAGGTGCGCTCCAGCAGGAACGCTTCCGCCAACCGCTCGCTCGGGGCGGATCCATAGCGCAGCAGGTTGATCCGGTCGGTGGTGGGGGTGACTCCCTCGGGCACCACCCGCTCCCCGAGGAGCGCGTTGATGAAGCTCGACTTGCCCGAATTGAACTCGCCGACGATGACCAAGAGGAAGAGCCCGGAGAGCTGCTCCCGGGCCTCCCGGAAACGCCGCAGGTCGTCAGCCGCGGCGTCGGGGCCAAACCGGTCAAGCGCGCCCGCGAGCCGCTCCAGCAGCTCCTGCTCGCGGGCGCGGAGATCCTGCTCCCGCTCGGACAGAATGCTCCGGCGGCGCAGCAGCTTCCCGATCACATCGTGTCCGGCTCGCGTTTCCCCTCCTGGCGGACGGCCTGCTTGGCCTCCTGCGCCACCCGGCTGGCCGACTCCTTCACCTGCTGGCCGACCGTCGCGGCGGCGTCCTTGAGGGAGCTCTTGAGCTCCGGCGCACGGGAGGCGGCCTCGTCCTTCACCGTCTGGGTGACGTCCCGTCCGGCTTCGATCGCCGCGTCCTTCACCTGCTCGGCCGTCTCCTGCACCCGATCGACCAGTTGGTCCCGCCGGGCACCCATGAGCTGCTGCTCCCGCCGGGTCTCCGGCAGCACCAGCCCCAAGGTGAGGCCGAGAATGGCGGCGCCCGCAACGAGCGCCAGCGGATTCTCCTCCATCATCTGTTCGAGACTCCCGCGGGCCCGCTCGCCCTGCTCCCGCACTCGCCGCTTGGCTGAGCTGCCGAGGTCATCGGCCCGCTCCTGGACCCTGTCCACCACCTCGGCGGCCCGGTCGGCCAGATCGCCGGCCCGCTCGCTGACCTCCGCTGCGGCCCCGCTCACCTTCTCCCGCACCCGGGCAGTCCGGTCGGCGATACGCCGCCCCAGGCTGGTCCGCCCGTCGGCTGCGCGCCGCTCGGGCCCGGTGTAAGCGAACCGCGCCATGCGGTCGCCGGACACTTCGCTCCGCGTTCTGAGGGTGAAGAGCCAGGTGACGCCGAGACCGACTGCGGCCACGGGGAGCGGGTTCTCCCGGACGAAGTCCACCAGGCGAGAGCCGGTCCGGCGCGCCTGGTAGCCGACGTTCGAGACCATATCCTGCGCCTTTTCCGCCATGGCGTCCTTGGCCTGCTGCTTCAGGTTCTCCGGGCTCAGCTTCTCGCCCAACGCGTCGATGTCGCGGCCCACCCGCGCCCGGGTGCGCTGGATCTCACGCTCGATCTCCTCTGGCGATTGATCGCCGCGCGGGACACCGGCCCTGCCGGAGACGTCCCGATCCTGGTACTCGCTCATTGCCGGTGCTCCTTCGCCAATTGGATGTCTTCCTTGATGCTCTCCACCGTTCGGCGGGGAGTGGGATCCGTCCGCTTGAGGTCGCGCAGTCCGCGCTGCAGCATCATGTAGCCGCCCGCCGCCAGTACCGCGCCCACCAGAAGCGCTGAGAGCCATGGCGCCATCCCCACCGGTCCAGCCAGGATGAGGATCAGCGCGGCCGTCAGCGCCAGCGCGGCCAGCAGCGCGACCGCTCCGCCGGCAGCGAGAGACACGAGATCTCGCGTCGCCCGGGTCAGCTTTTGCTGCATCTCGCTCTTGGCGAGCTGGACCTCCTGTCGCACCAGCAGCGCCATGTCCTGGGAGAGCTGCCCGAAGAGCTCACCGATAGAGCGCTCCTGGACCGAGCGATCGTGGCTAAGCTCCCGCATCATGGCCTCCCGCGGACTGCCGCCGCTCCGAGCTCTTGAAGAAGCGCGCCCCCAGGAGCCCGAGCGCGAACCCGACGCCGAGGACCACGGCGGGCTGACGCCGGGCCAGTCCTTCCAGGTCCTGGCGTACGGCGGCAAAGTCCCGATCCCGGAGGTAGCTCGAAGCGCGCTCGGCCTGCTCCGCCAGGGACTCGGCGAGATCCGCAACCCGGGCCTGGTTCTCGTCGCGCAGGTGCTCGCCGGTGCGCCGGAACGCCGTCGCGATCCCGCCGATCTGCTCGGCAGCCTGGAACCTGCTCTCCGTCAGGCTGGAGGTGGCCCGGTCTCGAGCTTGTCGGATCGAGCTCTTGGCCTGATCGACCACCTGGTTCTTTACCTGCCGCATCTGGGCGCGCGCCTTCCCGCTGCCGCCTTCCCCAACCTCAGGAAAGACATCCCGCTCCTCTGCGCCGGTGGCGGCAGGGAAGGTTGTCGTGGGTTCCGGTCCAAAGTCCGCATCAATCGGCGCACGACCGGACGGGACATCTGGCATGGTCATGGTTTTCGCTCCTTTCCAAGGGCTCTGTCCTGCTTTGCTCGCGGGCGTGTCGCCGACGGTGACAGGCGCAGCGCTGGTCAATGGCCTCACGGCGATGACGGTCAGGCGGCTGGGAGAGAGGACATTCACCGCCCCAACCGAGGGCCTCAGGATGGCGTCAGGGAACCGCACATGCGGTGTGCCGGATCACGCAGTCGGAGTGGTCCCGCGTGGCTTTCGGAGGAGGAGGATCGCCGGGGAGACCACGACGAAGGTGATGAGGAGCAGTCGCCAGGCGTCGTTGTAGCTCAGCATCGAGGCCTGCCGCTGGACTTCCTGGTCCAGCAGGGCCAACGCGCCGTGTTGGGCCGCCACCGGGCCATAGCCCCGGGAGGCCAGACGAGCCGTCAGCAGCCGCACCCGTTCGTCCACCAGGGCGTTGCCGGCGTACACGTTGGTCAGCAGGTCGACCCGGTGGAATTGGGCGCGCACCGTCACGTAGGTGGCCAGGATGGCGATGCCGAACGACCCACCCAGCTGGCGCGCCAGGTTGATCAGACCGGACGCCTGCTGCGCCTCGCTGGGCTGGAGGCTGGCGTAGGCCACGTTGTTGATCGGGGTGAAGAGAAAGCCCAGTCCGGCACCGCGAACGATCAGGGCCAGCCGCACGTCGGGCTCGCCCGCGTCGGTGGTGAGGTGGCCGAGCCGCCACATCGCCACCACGAAGATGGCCACCCCCAGCGCGATCAGGGCCCGAGGGTCCACCATCGGCCTCCGGCCGTTGAGCAGCCGGCCGCAGACCATGGCCGTGGCGGCGGTGGCCAGGCCGCCCGGCAGCAGCGCGAGCCCGGTCTCCGTCGGGGTGAAGTGCAGCAGATTCTGGGTGAACAGCGGGAAGATGAATACCCCGCCGTAGAGGCCGAACCCCAGCGCCACGAACAGGAAGATGGAGGCCGCCAGCTCCCGGTTCTTGAGCACCCGGAAGTCCACCACCGGATGCCGGTTCTTCGGGGAGAGCTCCCACCAGAGCATCGTGCTCAGGCACAGACCCGCGACGATGGCCAGCCGGGTGATGGTCCTGTCGGCGAACCAATCGTCCTGGTTGCCCTCCTCGAGCACATACTGGAGCGAGCCCAGGCCAACGGTGAGGAGACTGATGCCGAACCAGTCCACCGTACCCCCGCGCCGCCTCTGCCCGGGCGGGTCGTGGAGGAACGTGCTCACCAGGAAGATGGAGACCATGGCGATGGGGATGTTGATGAAGAAGCACCAGTTCCAGGTGTAGTTGTCGGTGATCCATCCTCCCAGGGTCGGCCCCAGCGTCGGGGCCACGATGATGCCGAGCAGAAAGATGGCCTGGACCATCCCCTGCTCTTCCCGGGGAAAGATCTGCCGGATCGTGGCCTGCGCGGTGGAAAGGAGCGCCGCACCCCCCGCGCCCTGCAGCACCCGCCATACGACCAGCTCCACCAGGCTGTGAGAGGTGCCGCAGAGGAACGAGGCGATGGCGAACAGGATGATCGAGGCCACCAGATACCGACGCCGCCCGAAGGTCTCGGTGAAGAACGCCGTCATCGGAAGGACGACGACGTTGGAGAGGATATACCCAGTGGCCACCCAGCCGATCTCCTGCTGGGTGGCGCCCAGATTGCCGGCCATCTGGGGCAGCGCGACGTTGATGATGGTGGTGTCGAGCACCTCCATGATCGCGGCGGTGATCAGGCCCACCAGGATGAGCCAGCGGTGGGGGTACACGTACCCGGCCGAGGGGGACGCGGCCGCGGGGCGGGCCGCGGCGGTGCTGGTGGTGGTCATGCCCGAATCCTGGGCCCCTCGTGGACGCGCGCAAGGGCGGCCCGCACACTCTCGCTGTTATACTTTGACCGCGGTCCTTCCAGCCATCCCGAGAGGCATGACCTTTCCGATCGAGCACCTCCTGCGGCAGACCCCGCCCCGGGGCTCCCGCTTCGGACTCGCCGCGGCCGCCGGGGGGCCGGGGACAGTCCGGGCGGCGCTGCTGGTGCTGCAGGCGTCCGCGGTGGCCGTGGTGCTGGCGGCGCTGCCGTACCCGCTGTTCGAGCTGGATCGCTACACCATACCCAAGGAGCTGATCCTGGAGGCTGCCGCCCTGGCTGCCGGGCTGTTGTGCCTGGCCGGGGCGCGCCGGCTCACGGTGCTGGCGGTCGACCTCCTGCTCGGCGGATTTCTGTTGCTCTCGGTGCTCTCCACGCTCTTCGCCGCCAACGGGTGGCTGGCGTGGCGCGCCCTGGGTGTGAGCCTTGCCGGAGCGACGCTCTTCTGGTGCGCGCGCAGCGTTGCGCGGGCGGGATCGGGCGCGCCGCTGCTCCGTGGACTCGCGGCCGCGGTCGTCCTGGGGGCTCTCACCGGCCTGGCCCAGGCGTACGGGGTGGTCAACACCAGTCTCGCCAGCCTGAACCGAGCACCCGGCGGAACCTTCGGGAACCGCAACTTCATGGCGCACCTGGTGACGGTCGGGTTTCCGGTGCTGCTCCTGGTGACCGTCGAGGCGCGAAGCCGGTGGCGGTTCGTGCTCGGATCGATGGGGGTGGGGGTGGCGGCGGCGGCGCTGGTGCTCTCGCGGTCCCGGGGCGCCTGGGTCGGCGCCGGCGTGTCCGGCGTCTTCCTGGCAGTGGAGGGACTCTGGATGGGGCGTCTGCTGGTGGAGGAGCGGCTTCGCCGGCGGACGGTGCGGCTCGCGTCGGCCGCGGTGGCCGGGCTGGTGCTGGCCCTGATGATCCCCAACCGGCTCAACTGGCGCTCCGACTCCCCCTACCTCGACTCGCTCACCGGTGTGGCCAACTACCGGGAGGGCAGCGGCCGGGGCCGTCTGATCCAGTACGGCAACACGCTCCGGATGGCGGCGGGTCATCCACTGCTCGGCGTGGGCCCCGGTAACTGGCCGGTCTTCTATCCCAAGTACATGTCCCGCGGGGACCCGTCGTTCGACGGGAACGACATCATCCCCACCAATCCGTGGCCCAGCAGCGACTGGATGGCCCTGGTGGCCGAGCGCGGGTTCCTGGCGTTCCTGCTGCTCGCGCTGGTCGGCGGCTCGGTGGCCGCGGGCGCGTGGGCCCGGGTACGCCGGGTTTCGCCCTCCAGACCCGCCCTCAGTGACCTGACCATCGTGGCGACGCTCCTGGCCATCGCCGTGGTCGGCGCCTTCGACGCTGTCATCCTGCTGCCGGTTCCCACGCTCTTCGCCTGGATCATCATCGGCGCGCTCGCCTCCTCGGCGCGGTCGGTCCGCGAGGTCGTACTCACCAGCCGCTCGCGACGCGCGCTGATGATCGGCGGCGGGGTGATCGGTGCCCTCTTCGTGTGCCGGAGCGCCGCGCAGGTGGGGGCGATGGCGCTCTACAGCGGCGGGAAGCGCGACGCCATGGAGCTGGCGTCGCGGATGGATCCGGGCAGCTATCGGATCCAGATGCTCCTGGGGAAAGCCTGGCTGGAGCGGGGCCGGTGCGACCAGGCGCGACCGCACGCCCAGGCCGCGCGCGATCTGTTCCCCAACAACCCCTCCCCGGCACGCGTGCTTCGCGCCTGTGGAGTTGCACGCAAGCGCAAATAGCGCGGGCCTGTGTCGGTCGTCACCGCATCGGCATCCGACGCGGGCCATATAAACGACGAACTATGGCCCACACGGAGGAGCCCATGAGGACACCGATCGCCGCTGGTTTGCTGCTATCCGTGCTCGCCGTCACCGGCTGCCACAAAGCCGTCCAGATCAACCCCTCAGCCCAGCCCGTGGGTAACCGCTGGAACGCCACGCTCTCGACGCCGGCTGGCCTGAGCGGCGCGATCCAGGTGACCGGGTCCGGCTGGATGGCGGCCAACGAGAAGGACCCGGCTACGACCCACGCCCACGTGGAGATCGCCAACGCGGCGCCCGGCGGGATCCATCCGTGGCACGTGCACCGGGGACAGTGCGGGACCGATCAGGGGATCGTGGGTCCGCCGGACACCTACAAGCCACTCAAGGTGGGTGGCGACGGGAAGGCGAAGGACGACGTGGTGCTCGCGATGCCGGTACCGAAGGAAGGCGACTACTTCATAAACGTGCACGCGTCCGCGGCGAACATGAATACCATCGTGGCCTGCGGCAACCTGGCGCCTCCGTCGCAGTGAGGATGTTCGTGTAGCAGTGAGGCCGTTCGCCTAGGAGGTAGGCGTCGGGTCGGCGGCTCCAGTGGC encodes:
- a CDS encoding O-antigen ligase family protein, whose product is MTFPIEHLLRQTPPRGSRFGLAAAAGGPGTVRAALLVLQASAVAVVLAALPYPLFELDRYTIPKELILEAAALAAGLLCLAGARRLTVLAVDLLLGGFLLLSVLSTLFAANGWLAWRALGVSLAGATLFWCARSVARAGSGAPLLRGLAAAVVLGALTGLAQAYGVVNTSLASLNRAPGGTFGNRNFMAHLVTVGFPVLLLVTVEARSRWRFVLGSMGVGVAAAALVLSRSRGAWVGAGVSGVFLAVEGLWMGRLLVEERLRRRTVRLASAAVAGLVLALMIPNRLNWRSDSPYLDSLTGVANYREGSGRGRLIQYGNTLRMAAGHPLLGVGPGNWPVFYPKYMSRGDPSFDGNDIIPTNPWPSSDWMALVAERGFLAFLLLALVGGSVAAGAWARVRRVSPSRPALSDLTIVATLLAIAVVGAFDAVILLPVPTLFAWIIIGALASSARSVREVVLTSRSRRALMIGGGVIGALFVCRSAAQVGAMALYSGGKRDAMELASRMDPGSYRIQMLLGKAWLERGRCDQARPHAQAARDLFPNNPSPARVLRACGVARKRK
- a CDS encoding dynamin family protein, with product MIGKLLRRRSILSEREQDLRAREQELLERLAGALDRFGPDAAADDLRRFREAREQLSGLFLLVIVGEFNSGKSSFINALLGERVVPEGVTPTTDRINLLRYGSAPSERLAEAFLLERTYPAELLRELTVVDTPGTNAVVRRHEELTRDYVPRADLVLFITSADRPFTESERAFLEQVRQWGKKIVFVINKIDILEQPAQRDEVAAYVQAHAAELLGEAPRVLCVSARQAMEARSAGAGDLWERSGFEAVEEYLLHTLDQEERIRLKLLNPLNVALRLAARYKDAAFERLTLLAADVETLRSIDEQLGLFHRDMLRDFEPRLARLDLLLNEMERRGTRFFEETVRIGRIRSLMDSEAVRRAFEHEVVGDTPQQVEAEVGRIIDWIVERNLKVWQDVNEFIDRGRIARHREQMVGEVGAGFTFNRQALLESVGRVAREVVGTYDREAEARAIANDVQGTFATTALAEASALGIGTLVATVITGVAADVTGILLATALAIGGFYLIPRKRRQAQRDFRVRVEALRARLRDGLRGQVHLEITQSTERVNQAVAPYRRFVESQLQRLNGIRGELVASEDALLRLRAEIERGSTA
- a CDS encoding DHA2 family efflux MFS transporter permease subunit, whose protein sequence is MTTTSTAAARPAAASPSAGYVYPHRWLILVGLITAAIMEVLDTTIINVALPQMAGNLGATQQEIGWVATGYILSNVVVLPMTAFFTETFGRRRYLVASIILFAIASFLCGTSHSLVELVVWRVLQGAGGAALLSTAQATIRQIFPREEQGMVQAIFLLGIIVAPTLGPTLGGWITDNYTWNWCFFINIPIAMVSIFLVSTFLHDPPGQRRRGGTVDWFGISLLTVGLGSLQYVLEEGNQDDWFADRTITRLAIVAGLCLSTMLWWELSPKNRHPVVDFRVLKNRELAASIFLFVALGFGLYGGVFIFPLFTQNLLHFTPTETGLALLPGGLATAATAMVCGRLLNGRRPMVDPRALIALGVAIFVVAMWRLGHLTTDAGEPDVRLALIVRGAGLGFLFTPINNVAYASLQPSEAQQASGLINLARQLGGSFGIAILATYVTVRAQFHRVDLLTNVYAGNALVDERVRLLTARLASRGYGPVAAQHGALALLDQEVQRQASMLSYNDAWRLLLITFVVVSPAILLLRKPRGTTPTA
- a CDS encoding DUF3618 domain-containing protein; protein product: MSEYQDRDVSGRAGVPRGDQSPEEIEREIQRTRARVGRDIDALGEKLSPENLKQQAKDAMAEKAQDMVSNVGYQARRTGSRLVDFVRENPLPVAAVGLGVTWLFTLRTRSEVSGDRMARFAYTGPERRAADGRTSLGRRIADRTARVREKVSGAAAEVSERAGDLADRAAEVVDRVQERADDLGSSAKRRVREQGERARGSLEQMMEENPLALVAGAAILGLTLGLVLPETRREQQLMGARRDQLVDRVQETAEQVKDAAIEAGRDVTQTVKDEAASRAPELKSSLKDAAATVGQQVKESASRVAQEAKQAVRQEGKREPDTM
- a CDS encoding phage holin family protein, whose protein sequence is MMRELSHDRSVQERSIGELFGQLSQDMALLVRQEVQLAKSEMQQKLTRATRDLVSLAAGGAVALLAALALTAALILILAGPVGMAPWLSALLVGAVLAAGGYMMLQRGLRDLKRTDPTPRRTVESIKEDIQLAKEHRQ
- a CDS encoding YihY/virulence factor BrkB family protein; protein product: MGIRQGFGLLKQSVQGFNEDDCPTMAAALSYYTIFSLPPLLVLILLLLGAVLDQHDVQNALEGQIGGLMGPAGREQVTTILKQAHLPGSKGILATVLGLGALLLGAAGAFGQLQAALNRAWEVKPDPAQGGLRSFVLKRVFSFGMVLGVAFLLLVSLVVSAAVSVLGNALGGALPGGLSETIGQVLNIAVSFAVITLLFATIFKVLPDAKAQWKDIWPGAIVTALLFTIGKFLIGFYLGRSNPGQAFGAAGSLAVMLVWIYYSSMIVLFGAEFTQVWAERRGAGIQPETGAIRMVVEERPVIRPQGS